From one Lotus japonicus ecotype B-129 chromosome 3, LjGifu_v1.2 genomic stretch:
- the LOC130745846 gene encoding pleiotropic drug resistance protein 1-like, translating to MKGGDIYGAGHSLRANSSSVWGNSTMDAFSRSSRHEEGDDEEALKWAALEKLPTYSRLRKGLLVTSSRGVAKEIDINDLGFQQRQKLLDRLIKVAEVDNERFLLKLKERIDRVGIDIPTIEVRYEHLNVETEAYLGSRALPTFVNFAKNLVESFFTSLHILSTKKRHVTILKDVSGIIKPGRMTLILGPPGSGKTSLLLAMSGKLDPNLKVSGRVTYNGHEMNEFVPQRTAAYISQHDVHIGEMTVRETLAFSARCQGVGSRYELLAELSRREKEANIKPDPYLDVFMKAAATGGQEVNIVTDYVLKILGLDICADTMVGDEMRRGISGGQRKRVTTGEMLVGPANALFMDEISTGLDSSTTFQIVSYLRQYIHILNGTTVISLLQPAPETFELFDDIILISDGQIVYQGPREFILEFFESLGFKCPERKGVADFLQEVTSKKDQEQYWLRRGEPYRFVTVTQFAEAFQAFHVGRKTGDELGIPFDKSKSHPAALTTEKFGINKKELLRANFSREYLLMKRNSFVYIFKICQLTFMAIVTVTLFLRTEMHRDSLSDGSVFSGAVFFSLGTIMFNGMAEISMSIAKLPIFYKQRDLLFYPSWAYAIPNWILKIPVTFVEVAVWVILTYYGIGFDPNVWRFVKQYALLLLVNQMASGLFRAIAALGRNMIVANTFGSFALVMLITLGGFILSRKDIKGWWIWGYWTSPLMYGQNAIMANEFLGDSWSHFTQNSNKSLGLQVLESRGFFTQAYWYWIGIGALTGFMFLYNIIYTLALTFLNPFDKAQTTINEESEDKTPNGRAPKDLIGNADSAVDSSHGRKRGMVLPFEPHSITFDNIVYSVDMPQEMRDQGVMEDRLVLLKGVSGAFRPGVLTALMGVSGAGKTTLMDVLAGRKTGGSIGGSIKVSGYPKNQEAFARISGYCEQNDIHSPHVTVYESLLYSAWLRLPAEVDSNTRKSFIEEVIELVELNPLRNSLVGLPGVSGLSTEQRKRLTIAVELVANPSIIFMDEPTSGLDARAAAIVMRTVRNTVDTGRTVVCTIHQPSIDIFEAFDELFLMKRGGQEIYVGPLGRHSSKLIEYFESIEGVNKIKDGYNPATWMLEVTSSAQELTLGVDFHHTYKNSELFRRNKQLIAELGKPAPGSKDLHFPTQYSQSFLVQCLACLWKQHWSYWRNPPYTAVRFFFTTFIALMFGTIFWGLGGQYKNRQDLFNALGSMYTAVLFLGIQNSASVQPVVAVERTVFYRERAAGMYSALPYGLAQVIIELPYVFAQAVSYVVIVYSMMGFEWTVEKFFWYLFFMFFTLCYFTYYGMMTVAVTPNHHVAAIVASAFYGIWNLFAGFVIPRTKIPVWWRWYYWACPVAWTLYGMVASQFGDIDNMLESDDISVQDFIRSFFGMNHDFVGVCAVAVVGFAVVFAFIFAVSIKVFNFQRR from the exons AAGCAGAGCTTTGCCCACTTTTGTGAACTTCGCTAAAAATCTAGTGGAG AGTTTCTTTACTTCGCTCCATATCCTCTCAACCAAAAAGAGACATGTGACTATCCTCAAAGATGTTAGTGGAATCATCAAACCTGGCAGGATGACTCTCATTCTTGGTCCTCCAGGTTCTGGAAAGACCTCACTCCTTCTGGCTATGTCAGGAAAGCTTGATCCAAATCTAAAG GTTTCTGGAAGAGTGACTTATAATGGCCATGAAATGAACGAGTTTGTACCTCAGAGAACGGCTGCCTATATCAGCCAGCATGATGTTCACATTGGAGAAATGACGGTGAGGGAAACATTGGCTTTCTCCGCTAGGtgccaaggggttggatcgcgCTATG AATTGCTAGCTGAGCTGTctagaagagaaaaagaagcaaaTATTAAGCCGGACCCGTACCTTGATGTCTTCATGAAG GCAGCTGCAACTGGAGGCCAGGAGGTAAACATAGTAACAGATTATGTACTGAAG ATTTTGGGGTTGGATATATGTGCTGACACAATGGTGGGGGATGAAATGCGGCGAGGTATCTCTGGAGGACAACGAAAGCGGGTTACTACAGGGGAGATGCTGGTTGGACCAGCAAATGCTCTGTTCATGGATGAAATATCCACTGGCTTGGACAGTTCCACAACATTTCAAATTGTGAGCTATCTGAGGCAATATATTCACATTCTTAATGGAACCACAGTTATCTCTCTGCTACAGCCAGCACCTGAGACTTTTGAGCTCTTTGATGATATCATTCTTATATCTGATGGCCAAATTGTCTACCAAGGACCCCGTGAATTTATTCTCGAATTTTTTGAATCTCTTGGCTTCAAATGTCCTGAGAGGAAAGGTGTTGCTGACTTCCTTCAAGAA GTAACTTCAAAAAAGGATCAAGAGCAATACTGGCTTCGCAGAGGTGAACCGTACAGATTTGTAACTGTTACTCAATTCGCTGAGGCGTTTCAGGCGTTCCATGTTGGGAGGAAAACCGGAGATGAGCTTGGAATTCCCTTTGACAAATCTAAGAGTCACCCAGCTGCATTAACCACAGAAAAATTTGGTATTAACAAGAAGGAACTTTTAAGAGCTAACTTCTCACGAGAGTActtgctgatgaaaaggaattcTTTTGTGTACATCTTCAAGATATGCCAG CTTACTTTCATGGCAATAGTGACAGTGACACTATTTCTGCGAACTGAGATGCACCGGGATTCCTTGAGTGATGGAAGTGTCTTCTCAGGTGCTGTATTTTTTTCGCTAGGAACGATTATGTTTAATGGAATGGCTGAGATTTCAATGTCCATTGCAAAGCTTCCGATTTTCTACAAGCAACGAGACCTTTTATTTTATCCCTCCTGGGCATATGCCATACCTAATTGGATCCTCAAGATTCCTGTTACATTTGTGGAAGTAGCTGTTTGGGTAATTCTCACCTACTATGGAATTGGGTTTGATCCAAATGTTTGGAG ATTTGTGAAGCAGTATGCTCTGCTATTACTCGTAAATCAAATGGCTTCTGGATTGTTCAGAGCTATTGCAGCACTTGGTAGAAACATGATTGTTGCTAATACATTTGGGTCCTTTGCACTTGTCATGCTTATTACATTGGGTGGCTTCATTCTATCTAGAA AGGATATCAAAGGCTGGTGGATTTGGGGTTACTGGACTTCACCTTTAATGTACGGGCAAAATGCTATAATGGCGAATGAATTTCTTGGAGACAGTTGGAGCCAT TTTACCCAAAACTCAAATAAGTCACTGGGACTTCAAGTTTTGGAGTCTCGTGGGTTCTTTACACAAGCATATTGGTATTGGATAGGGATTGGGGCATTGACTGGGTTCATGTTCCTTTACAACATTATATACACTCTGGCTCTCACTTTCCTTAATC CATTTGACAAGGCACAgacaacaataaatgaagaatcAGAAGACAAAACACCTAATGGCCGAGCCCCCAAAGATCTCATAG GAAATGCTGATAGTGCTGTGGATTCTAGCCATGGCAGGAAAAGAGGAATGGTTCTTCCTTTTGAACCACATTCTATCACATTCGACAATATCGTATACTCTGTTGACATGCCACAG GAAATGAGGGATCAAGGTGTAATGGAGGATAGGTTAGTCCTTTTGAAGGGCGTAAGTGGTGCATTCAGGCCTGGTGTTCTCACAGCATTGATGGGTGTAAGTGGAGCTGGTAAAACTACTTTGATGGATGTTTTAGCTGGTAGGAAAACTGGTGGGTCTATTGGTGGGAGCATAAAAGTTTCTGGCTACCCAAAAAACCAAGAAGCATTTGCTCGAATATCTGGTTATTGCGAGCAGAATGATATCCACTCTCCCCATGTTACTGTCTATGAGTCCTTGCTCTACTCGGCATGGCTTCGTTTACCAGCAGAAGTTGATTCCAATACTAGAAAG TCGTTCATTGAGGAAGTTATTGAACTAGTGGAGCTAAACCCATTGAGGAACTCACTGGTTGGTTTGCCTGGTGTGAGTGGTCTCTCAACTGAACAGAGGAAAAGACTAACTATTGCAGTTGAATTAGTGGCAAATCCTTCCATAATTTTCATGGATGAGCCTACATCTGGGTTAGATGCTAGAGCTGCTGCTATTGTTATGAGAACTGTGAGGAACACAGTTGACACAGGAAGAACAGTTGTTTGCACCATCCATCAACCAAGTATTGACATATTTGAAGCTTTTGATGAG TTATTCCTAATGAAGCGTGGAGGACAAGAAATCTATGTTGGGCCACTGGGTCGTCATTCTAGCAAATTGATCGAGTATTTTGAG AGCATTGAAGGGGTTAATAAAATCAAAGATGGCTACAATCCAGCAACTTGGATGTTGGAAGTTACAAGTTCAGCACAAGAACTTACTTTAGGTGTTGATTTTCATCACACATACAAAAATTCTGAGTTGTTTAG GAGAAACAAGCAACTTATAGCAGAACTCGGCAAACCTGCTCCTGGTTCAAAGGATCTTCATTTCCCCACTCAATACTCACAGTCATTTTTGGTCCAATGCTTGGCTTGCTTATGGAAACAGCACTGGTCATATTGGCGCAACCCACCGTACACTGCTGTGAGGTTTTTCTTCACTACATTCATAGCCTTGATGTTTGGAACAATATTCTGGGGTCTCGGAGGCCAATA CAAAAATAGACAAGATCTGTTTAATGCTTTGGGTTCCATGTACACTGCTGTTCTCTTCCTTGGCATCCAGAATTCTGCCTCAGTACAACCCGTGGTAGCTGTTGAAAGAACTGTCTTTTATAGAGAAAGAGCAGCTGGAATGTATTCTGCCTTGCCCTATGGACTTGCACAG GTTATCATAGAGCTACCTTATGTTTTTGCCCAAGCTGTATCATACGTCGTCATAGTTTATTCCATGATGGGATTTGAATGGACTGTTGAGAAATTCTTTTGGTATTTGTTCTTCATGTTCTTCACATTGTGCTACTTCACATACTATGGCATGATGACTGTTGCTGTTACCCCAAATCACCATGTTGCTGCAATTGTGGCCTCTGCATTTTATGGAATTTGGAACCTCTTTGCGGGATTTGTCATCCCACGAACA AAAATTCCTGTGTGGTGGAGGTGGTACTACTGGGCATGTCCGGTGGCTTGGACTCTCTATGGGATGGTAGCGTCGCAGTTTGGGGATATAGACAACATGCTTGAATCAGATGATATTTCAGTCCAAGACTTCATCAGGAGTTTTTTTGGTATGAATCATGACTTCGTAGGAGTTTGTGCAGTTGCGGTTGTTGGGTTTGCAGTGGTCTTTGCATTTATCTTTGCAGTCTCAATCAAGGTCTTCAACTTCCAAAGACGTTAG
- the LOC130744706 gene encoding uncharacterized protein LOC130744706, with protein MRRLNFCDRWIKWIDGCLSLTSVSVLVNGSPGDEFLMKRGIRQGDPLAPFLFLIVAEGLTGLVRRAMILNKLNGVKVGEKEKEEVAILQFADDTLLMGDASLQNILSLKSILRCFELTSGLKVNFLKTCCMGINVPVDVLRMFATILNCRIGNLPLTYLGIPIGGNPRRATLWQPVLDRLRKKLSSWKQKTHSFGGLQRKIGCGNTVRFWKDEWCGNGLLKIGFSKLFHLSIQKNCTLMDMVQWVNGHLNWNFKWRRTLSMREDLMVEELRRTIRGLQVQLHNGISDSWLWTLEPTGTFTVHSAYNLIKGFPSENVDPIFKLIWGSRAPSNVCVFAWRLLLDRLPTKSKLLQRRALPVDADLNCIFCMQETETANHLFVRCPFTLSLWTRCYRWFGGLLATPGNCRDLLLQFIWPGLSSKQNVAFRMIWFAMNWSLWMHRNGIIFNGGELLQQDELFDRAQIRVWHWLSGRATGFHCSLYEWISQPILCLQAVH; from the exons ATGCGCCGCTTGAACTTCTGTGATCGATGGATCAAGTGGATCGATGGTTGTTTATCTTTGACCTCGGTATCGGTATTGGTGAATGGGAGCCCAGGTGATGAATTTCTCATGAAAAGAGGAATTAGACAAGGAGATCCTTTGGCACCTTTCCTCTTCCTGATTGTGGCGGAAGGATTAACGGGCCTAGTAAGGAGGGCAATGATTTTGAACAAATTAAATGGCGTGAAGGTGGGtgagaaggaaaaggaagaagtgGCAATTCTTCAATTCGCGGATGACACGCTCCTAATGGGGGATGCATCATTACAGAACATCCTCTCTTTGAAATCCATTCTTCGCTGTTTTGAATTAACCTCGGGTTTAAAAGTCAATTTTCTCAAGACTTGTTGTATGGGAATCAATGTACCTGTTGATGTTCTGCGAATGTTCGCAACCATTCTGAACTGTAGAATTGGAAACCTCCCTCTTACCTATCTTGGCATTCCAATTGGTGGAAATCCCAGAAGGGCGACTCTTTGGCAACCGGTGTTGGATCGCTTGAGAAAGAAGCTATCCTCCTGGAAACAAAAGACCCATTCTTTTGGAG GTCTTCAACGAAAGATTGGGTGCGGGAACACGGTGAGGTTTTGGAAAGATGAATGGTGTGGGAATGGACTTCTGAAAATTGGCTTTAGCAAACTTTTTCACCTCTCAATTCAGAAGAATTGCACTTTGATGGACATGGTTCAGTGGGTTAATGGGCATTTAAACTGGAACTTTAAGTGGAGAAGGACTCTTAGCATGCGCGAAGACCTGATGGTGGAAGAACTTAGAAGGACTATTAGGGGATTGCAAGTGCAATTGCATAATGGGATATCTGATTCTTGGTTGTGGACCTTGGAACCAACTGGTACTTTCACAGTTCATTCAGCTTACAATTTAATCAAAGGTTTCCCCTCTGAGAATGTGGATCCGATCTTCAAACTGATTTGGGGGTCTAGAGCCCCATCCAATGTGTGTGTTTTTGCCTGGAGATTGTTATTGGACAGATTGCCAACCAAATCAAAACTGCTACAGCGAAGAGCCCTACCTGTAGATGCTGATTTGAATTGTATTTTCTGTATGCAGGAAACTGAAACAGCAAACCACCTATTTGTGAGATGTCCTTTTACTCTCAGTTTGTGGACTAGATGTTATAGATGGTTTGGAGGTCTATTAGCGACTCCGGGAAATTGCAGAGATCTCCTACTGCAATTTATCTGGCCAGGATTATCATCGAAACAAAATGTAGCTTTCAGAATGATTTGGTTTGCGATGAATTGGTCATTGTGGATGCATAGGAACGGGATAATTTTTAATGGGGGAGAGCTGCTGCAACAAGATGAACTCTTTGACAGGGCACAAATCCGTGTATGGCATTGGCTTTCTGGGAGGGCAACAGGATTCCATTGTTCTCTATATGAATGGATCTCACAACCCATTCTATGTCTCCAAGCGGTGCATTAG
- the LOC130744707 gene encoding uncharacterized protein LOC130744707, whose amino-acid sequence MAGGSTGGSTVKEMTTNFGKLDKFQGQDFRRWQKKMHFMLTALKVVYVLSTPIPELLEDDTVENIRRRSKWENDDYICRGHILNGMSDPLFDVYQNVESGKELWDCLEFKYMEEDSSSKKFLVTDFNSYKMVESRSVMEQFNELLRILGQFTQHGLKMDETISVSSIIDKLPPSWKDFKHNLKHGKDDLSLIQLGSHLRIEEYLRAQEGDKGKGK is encoded by the coding sequence ATGGCTGGAGGAAGCACTGGAGGAAGCACCGTCAAGGAGATGACTACTAATTTCGGAaaattggacaagtttcaaggacaagacttCAGGCGTTGGCAGAAGAAGATGCATTTCATGTTGACAGCGTTGAAGGTGGTGTATGTCCTGTCTACACCAATTCCAGAACTTTTGGAGGATGACACGGTTGAAAATATAAGGCGCAGATCAAAGTGGGAGAACGACGACTACATATGCAGAGGGCACATTCTTAACGGTATGTCTGATCCCTTATTTGATGTGTATCAAAACGTGGAATCTGGAAAGGAATTGTGGGATTGTCTCGAATTCAAGTACATGGAAGAGGACTCATCTAGTAAAAAGTTTCTTGTAACCGAtttcaacagttacaagatggtTGAATCAAGGTCTGTCATGGAACAATTCAATGAACTCCTTCGAATCCTTGGACAGTTCACACAACACGGATTGAAGATGGATGAAACAATATCTGTCTCAAGTATCATAGACAAGTTGCCTCCTTCGTGGAAGGATTTCAAACACAATTTGAAGCATGGAAAAGATGACTTGTCTTTGATTCAACTTGGAAGTCACTTGCGCATAGAAGAATATCTAAGGGCGCAGGAGGgtgacaagggaaaaggaaaataa
- the LOC130745847 gene encoding probable 2-oxoglutarate-dependent dioxygenase AOP1 — MSSETTLELPVIDFTNLNNLANWEAVKSKVHEALVEYGCFEAIFDKVPSDIRKEIFGALEKLFNLPLQTKQLNVSKKPYFGYAGQFPNMPLFESMGIDDANIYEKVESLTKIFWPNGNPSFSKTINSFSEHVSELDQIVRKMVLESLGVEKYLDEHLNTTNYFLKTMKYKGPETSDTKVGLDTHTDTAILTILFQSQVDGLEVLTKDGRKWISYKPSSESQSFIVMMNDCFHAWSNGRLHSPFHRVMMTGNEARYSATLFSVPKGGCIIKAPEELVDEEHPLLYKPFDREEFLKHSFNKEKGKRDDQFALRSYCGV; from the exons ATGAGCTCAGAAACCACTCTAGAGCTTCCTGTTATTGACTTCACTAACCTCAATAACTTGGCTAATTGGGAGGCAGTGAAATCCAAAGTTCACGAGGCACTAGTTGAATATGGTTGCTTTGAAGCAATTTTTGATAAAGTTCCTTCAGACATTCGCAAAGAAATATTTGGTGCACTTGAAAAGCTCTTCAATCTCCCTCTACAAACCAAGCAACTCAACGTGTCCAAGAAGCCTTATTTTGGTTATGCTGGGCAATTTCCAAATATGCCACTTTTTGAGAGCATGGGCATTGATGATGCAAATATCTATGAGAAAGTAGAAAGCTTGACCAAAATCTTTTGGCCTAATGGAAACCCAAGCTTTAG CAAAACTATAAATTCATTCTCTGAGCATGTATCAGAGTTGGACCAGATTGTTAGAAAGATGGTTTTGGAGAGTTTGGGTGTTGAAAAGTATTTAGATGAGCACCTCAACACAACCAATTACTTCCTTAAGACTATGAAATACAAAGGCCCTGAAACTAGTGACACAAAGGTAGGCCTAGACACTCACACAGACACAGCCATTCTGACCATATTGTTCCAAAGTCAAGTGGATGGTTTGGAGGTTCTGACAAAAGATGGAAGAAAATGGATAAGCTACAAGCCTTCCTCAGAATCACAAAGTTTCATTGTTATGATGAATGATTGTTTCCAT GCATGGTCAAATGGGAGGTTGCATTCGCCCTTTCACCGAGTGATGATGACCGGGAACGAGGCTAGATACTCTGCAACATTATTCTCTGTTCCGAAAGGAGGGTGTATTATAAAAGCACCTGAGGAGCTGGTGGATGAGGAACACCCTCTGCTCTATAAGCCTTTTGATCGTGAAGAGTTCCTCAAACATTCATTTAATAAAGAAAAAGGCAAGAGAGATGATCAATTTGCTTTGCGTAGTTACTGTGGTGTTTGA